One window of the Brevundimonas goettingensis genome contains the following:
- a CDS encoding NAD-glutamate dehydrogenase, producing the protein MSGDLRSVPQAISLEALEDGFAKAGGGTGPLQSSYLSQAHEDYADDETPELGGADLAALLARVWTSADVRKSGEAARVSVQPLAAADGSATGYDVIAIVQDDRPFLVDSVMGELADAGVSVRALFHPVVTLGRDAAGARTAGSDRESMIVVVIDPLPAERREALTAALVETLADVQAAVADHAAMHELMERSVAHLEACPGTVDSAVVAETLEFLRWLNADHFVFLGARDYDYPRTADGGYAHEEPLGQVSAGVGVLRDPSRTVLRRTSEPAILTAQMKRQMDLSDPVTVAKANIRSRVHRRAYMDYIGVKRYGADGRPSGETRYVGLFTAEAYDSAASQVPLIRAKVAGALARAGKAPGSHNEKRLRNILENYPRDELFQISEDELLNISLGILHLYDRPRIKTFTRQDPFDRFISVLAFIPRERFDSTVRERIARILAAAWGGRLSAWYPQLSDAPLVRIHYIIGVTPGDHPTPDPVALEAAVAEAGRSWIDRFESAARDADIDEAQIGALSAKWAEAFGAGYRDRYDAAEAVADLQEIDRLNATGAHDGGEPVAVRAFRATGDSELQFRFKLYHRGAAVPLSDVLPVLADMGLKTLEEFGHAIKPVGDTEIHVHEFLLEDPRGAALSFADIKAPFETAFTAVWTGLTESDGFNRLVMELGVDWRQAALVRTLARYRQQTGLDPSQAVQEEALTLYPDVARAIVSLFHCKFDPSLGGSADERAGHCTELSDKITALLQDVKSLDHDRALRRLALLVGAIKRTNFYQTVDGAPKPHISIKIASRELDDLPLPKPYREIFVWAPHIEGVHLRFGPVARGGLRWSDRRDDFRTEVLGLVKAQQVKNAVIVPVGSKGGFFPKNLSAIVRAGGDRDAQQAEAIRAYKTFLSGLLDITDNIGADGSVIRPAHVVAFEGDDPYLVVAADKGTATFSDIANGVSADYGFWLGDAFASGGSIGYDHKAMGITARGAWEAVKRHFREIGKDIQSEPFTAVGVGDMSGDVFGNGMLLSKATKLVAAFDHRDIFIDPTPDPAASWEERNRLFQLPRSSWQDYDKAKISDGGGVFSRGAKSIQLTPQIKALLEIAEDTVDPVTLMRAILKAPAELLYLGGIGTYVKASTETDAQVGDKGTDALRIDAGELRVKVVGEGANLGFTQAGRIEYGRNGGRSNTDAIDNSAGVDTSDHEVNIKILVGSAVTNGVLPADQRTALLASMTDEVGLKVLVHNYDQTLALTLQQAEGAGALDAQQRFMQALTARGKLDRKVEGLPNDLRVNEMKASGTPLTRPELAVLMAYSKLELADEIVASSAPEDPFFEETLVRYFPDALAKYEDEMKSHRLRREIVATVLCNEIVNMTGPTFPDRLKASAEVDTTALVIAFEAARRVFRLDEAWDAVNGLDLKIPAETQTALYTEISTVLRRQTFWLAKRAGRVGTTVDSLIAAYRPAADALRQQGGDVLSRFEQGLLDKRLQKFAAMGVGEDLAKTIAMLRPLVATADIGDLAREAGWAEPAMARLYHQVGAAFDFDRLRAAAGGIQSGDHFDRLAVRRLIEDLMSEQVALTRAVARASDASVGASEAAAEAAVDAWIGPRKAVVEGVRASVDEIEGSGSGWTFAKLTIANGAIRAVAASV; encoded by the coding sequence ATGTCCGGCGACCTTCGCTCCGTCCCTCAGGCGATTTCCCTGGAGGCGCTCGAAGACGGGTTCGCCAAGGCCGGAGGGGGGACGGGCCCGCTGCAGTCCTCCTATCTGTCGCAGGCCCACGAGGACTATGCCGACGACGAAACGCCAGAGCTGGGCGGCGCCGATCTGGCCGCCCTTCTGGCCCGGGTCTGGACCTCTGCCGATGTCCGTAAGTCCGGCGAGGCCGCCCGCGTCTCGGTCCAGCCCCTGGCCGCCGCCGACGGTTCGGCGACCGGCTATGACGTCATCGCCATCGTTCAGGACGACCGGCCCTTCCTCGTCGACAGCGTCATGGGCGAGCTGGCCGACGCCGGGGTCTCGGTCCGCGCCCTCTTCCACCCGGTCGTGACCCTCGGCCGCGACGCCGCCGGCGCCCGCACCGCCGGCTCCGACCGCGAATCGATGATCGTGGTGGTCATCGACCCCCTGCCCGCCGAGCGCCGCGAGGCCCTGACCGCCGCCCTCGTCGAGACCCTGGCCGACGTCCAGGCCGCCGTCGCCGACCACGCCGCCATGCATGAGCTGATGGAGCGTTCGGTCGCCCATCTGGAGGCCTGCCCCGGCACGGTCGATTCCGCCGTCGTCGCCGAGACGCTGGAGTTCCTGCGCTGGCTCAACGCCGACCATTTCGTCTTCCTCGGCGCCCGCGACTACGACTATCCGCGCACCGCCGACGGCGGCTATGCCCATGAAGAGCCCCTCGGTCAGGTCTCGGCCGGAGTCGGGGTCCTGCGCGATCCGTCGCGCACCGTGCTGCGCCGCACCTCCGAGCCCGCCATCCTGACCGCCCAGATGAAGCGCCAGATGGACCTGTCGGACCCGGTCACCGTGGCCAAGGCCAATATCCGCTCGCGCGTCCACCGCCGCGCCTACATGGACTATATCGGGGTCAAGCGTTACGGCGCCGACGGCCGCCCCTCGGGCGAGACCCGCTACGTGGGCCTGTTCACGGCCGAGGCCTATGACAGCGCCGCCTCCCAGGTGCCCCTGATCCGCGCCAAGGTCGCCGGCGCCCTCGCCCGCGCCGGCAAGGCCCCGGGCAGCCACAACGAGAAGCGCCTCAGGAACATCCTCGAGAACTATCCGCGCGACGAGCTCTTCCAGATTTCCGAGGACGAGCTGCTCAACATCTCGCTCGGCATCCTCCACCTCTACGATCGTCCGCGCATCAAGACCTTCACGCGTCAGGATCCGTTCGACCGTTTCATCTCGGTCCTCGCCTTCATCCCGCGCGAACGCTTCGATTCTACCGTGCGCGAGCGCATCGCCCGCATCCTCGCCGCCGCCTGGGGCGGCCGCCTGTCGGCCTGGTATCCCCAGCTGTCGGACGCGCCCCTGGTCCGCATCCACTACATCATCGGCGTGACCCCCGGCGATCACCCGACGCCCGACCCGGTGGCGCTCGAGGCCGCCGTCGCCGAGGCCGGCCGCAGCTGGATCGACCGCTTCGAAAGCGCCGCCCGCGACGCCGACATCGACGAGGCCCAGATCGGCGCCCTCTCGGCCAAATGGGCCGAGGCCTTCGGGGCCGGCTACCGCGACCGCTATGACGCCGCCGAGGCCGTCGCCGACCTGCAGGAGATCGACCGCCTGAACGCCACGGGCGCTCACGACGGCGGAGAACCCGTCGCCGTCCGCGCCTTCCGCGCCACGGGCGACAGTGAGCTGCAGTTCCGCTTCAAACTCTATCATCGCGGCGCCGCCGTGCCCCTGTCCGACGTCCTGCCGGTGCTCGCCGACATGGGTCTGAAGACGCTGGAAGAGTTCGGTCACGCCATCAAACCGGTGGGCGACACCGAGATTCACGTCCACGAATTCCTGCTGGAAGACCCGCGCGGCGCGGCCCTGTCGTTCGCCGACATCAAGGCGCCGTTCGAGACCGCCTTCACCGCGGTCTGGACCGGCCTGACCGAGAGCGACGGCTTCAACCGTCTGGTCATGGAGCTGGGCGTCGACTGGCGTCAGGCGGCCCTGGTCCGCACCCTCGCCCGCTATCGCCAGCAGACCGGCCTGGATCCGTCGCAAGCGGTTCAGGAAGAGGCCCTGACCCTCTACCCCGACGTGGCCCGCGCCATCGTCTCCCTGTTCCACTGCAAATTCGACCCGTCGCTCGGCGGTTCCGCCGACGAGCGCGCAGGTCACTGCACCGAACTTTCGGACAAGATCACCGCCCTGCTGCAGGACGTGAAGAGCCTCGACCACGACCGGGCCCTGCGCCGCCTCGCCCTGCTGGTCGGTGCGATCAAGCGCACCAATTTCTACCAGACGGTCGACGGCGCGCCGAAACCGCACATCTCGATCAAGATCGCCTCGCGCGAACTCGACGACCTGCCCCTGCCCAAACCCTATCGCGAGATCTTCGTCTGGGCCCCGCATATCGAGGGCGTCCACCTGCGCTTCGGTCCCGTCGCGCGTGGCGGCCTGCGCTGGTCCGACCGTCGTGACGACTTCCGCACCGAGGTCCTGGGTCTGGTGAAGGCCCAGCAGGTCAAGAACGCCGTCATCGTCCCCGTCGGCTCCAAGGGCGGCTTCTTCCCGAAGAACCTGTCCGCCATCGTCCGCGCGGGCGGCGACCGCGACGCGCAACAGGCCGAGGCCATCCGCGCCTACAAGACCTTCCTCTCGGGCCTTCTGGACATCACCGACAACATCGGCGCCGATGGCTCGGTGATCCGTCCGGCCCATGTCGTCGCCTTCGAGGGGGATGACCCCTATCTGGTCGTCGCCGCCGACAAGGGCACGGCGACCTTCTCCGACATCGCCAACGGCGTCTCGGCCGACTACGGCTTCTGGCTGGGCGACGCCTTCGCCTCGGGTGGGTCCATCGGCTACGACCACAAGGCCATGGGCATCACCGCCCGCGGCGCCTGGGAGGCGGTCAAGCGCCACTTCCGCGAGATCGGCAAGGACATCCAGTCCGAGCCCTTCACCGCCGTCGGCGTGGGCGACATGTCCGGCGACGTCTTCGGCAACGGCATGCTGCTGTCCAAGGCCACAAAACTGGTCGCCGCCTTCGACCACCGCGATATCTTCATCGACCCGACGCCCGATCCGGCTGCGTCGTGGGAAGAGCGCAACCGCCTGTTCCAGCTGCCGCGCTCGTCCTGGCAGGACTATGACAAGGCGAAGATTTCGGACGGCGGCGGCGTCTTCTCGCGCGGCGCCAAGTCGATCCAGCTGACGCCCCAGATCAAGGCCCTCCTCGAGATCGCCGAGGACACGGTCGACCCCGTCACCCTGATGCGCGCCATCCTCAAGGCGCCCGCCGAACTCCTCTACCTCGGCGGCATCGGCACCTATGTGAAGGCCTCGACCGAGACCGACGCGCAAGTGGGCGACAAGGGCACCGATGCGCTCCGCATCGACGCCGGCGAACTGCGGGTCAAGGTCGTGGGCGAGGGCGCCAACCTCGGCTTCACCCAGGCCGGCCGCATCGAATACGGCCGCAACGGCGGCCGCAGCAACACCGACGCCATCGACAACTCGGCCGGCGTCGACACCTCCGACCACGAGGTCAACATCAAGATCCTGGTCGGGTCGGCGGTCACCAACGGCGTCCTGCCGGCCGACCAGCGCACGGCTCTCCTGGCCTCAATGACCGACGAGGTCGGCCTCAAGGTTCTGGTCCACAACTACGACCAGACCCTGGCCCTGACCCTGCAGCAGGCCGAAGGCGCAGGCGCCCTGGACGCCCAGCAACGCTTCATGCAGGCGCTGACGGCGCGCGGCAAACTGGACCGCAAGGTCGAGGGCCTGCCCAACGACCTGCGCGTCAATGAGATGAAGGCCTCGGGCACGCCCCTGACCCGGCCCGAGCTCGCCGTCCTCATGGCCTATTCCAAGCTGGAACTGGCCGACGAGATCGTCGCCTCCTCCGCGCCCGAGGATCCCTTCTTCGAGGAGACCCTGGTCCGCTACTTCCCCGACGCCCTCGCGAAGTACGAGGACGAGATGAAGAGCCACAGGCTGCGCCGCGAGATCGTCGCCACCGTCCTCTGCAACGAGATCGTCAATATGACGGGGCCGACCTTCCCGGACCGTCTGAAGGCCTCGGCCGAGGTCGATACCACCGCCCTCGTCATCGCCTTCGAGGCCGCGCGTCGCGTCTTCCGCCTCGACGAGGCCTGGGACGCGGTCAACGGTCTGGATCTCAAGATCCCGGCCGAGACCCAGACCGCCCTCTACACGGAAATCTCCACCGTCCTGCGCCGCCAGACCTTCTGGCTGGCCAAGCGGGCGGGCCGCGTGGGGACCACGGTCGACAGCCTGATCGCCGCCTACCGCCCCGCCGCCGACGCCCTGCGTCAGCAGGGCGGCGACGTCCTGTCGCGCTTCGAACAGGGTCTGCTCGACAAGCGTCTGCAGAAGTTCGCGGCCATGGGTGTGGGCGAGGATCTGGCGAAGACCATTGCCATGCTCCGTCCCCTCGTCGCCACCGCCGACATCGGCGATCTGGCCAGGGAAGCGGGCTGGGCCGAGCCGGCCATGGCCCGCCTCTATCACCAGGTCGGCGCGGCCTTCGACTTCGACCGCCTGCGCGCGGCGGCCGGCGGCATCCAGTCGGGCGATCATTTCGACCGTCTGGCCGTGCGTCGCCTGATCGAGGACCTGATGTCCGAACAGGTCGCCCTGACCCGCGCCGTGGCCCGGGCCTCCGACGCCTCGGTCGGCGCCTCGGAAGCGGCCGCCGAAGCCGCGGTCGACGCCTGGATCGGCCCGCGCAAGGCCGTGGTCGAGGGCGTCCGCGCCTCCGTCGACGAGATCGAGGGTTCCGGCTCCGGCTGGACCTTCGCCAAATTGACCATCGCCAACGGCGCTATCCGCGCCGTCGCCGCCTCGGTCTGA
- a CDS encoding ATP-binding protein, with protein sequence MATEPTALPALKPGYLWRAMEHSAIGTALIALDGAFLRANASLRAFLGYEADELAGLTFQTLTHPDDLGADLDQLQALLAGTSTSYQMDKRYLRKDGVVVWAELTVAIVRDDDGAPIYFISHVQDISARKAEETERLRLAERASLAAKAAEIGIFEWDLGTNALSWSPEMFALYHVAPPPGPLDFAFFARNLHEDDVGPLEAAIQNALVTDVIDTEFRIRRLDGDIRIIKVLGRVHRSADGAPERLIGANWDVTASRVLAQQAEAASQAKSQFLAVMSHEIRTPMNGILGMAQAMAADPLPEAQRARLEIISESGEALLAILNDILDLSKVEAGKLELEVVPFDLGHLLTSLSSTFAATAGDRGLRLDVDLGTAAGVYQGDPTRLRQILSNLVSNALKFTAEGGVSLKARRAGEVLTIEVIDTGSGMDAEVLGRIFTPFAQADSSTTRRFGGTGLGLSIVRELAVRMGGDVSVTSRPGVGSRFAVTLPLPFVGEAEAVAKAAEGDDVPLPALRVLAAEDNATNQLVLRTLLGQLGVDVVLVDDGQAAVEAWRSESWDLILMDVQMPVMDGFAATRAIREIERREALAATPIIALTANAMSHHIEACLEAGMTRLLPKPIDVRQLAGALAEIAESLDASEAAAA encoded by the coding sequence ATGGCCACCGAACCGACCGCGCTGCCGGCGCTCAAGCCCGGCTATCTGTGGCGCGCCATGGAGCATTCGGCCATCGGCACCGCCCTGATCGCGCTCGACGGCGCCTTTCTGCGCGCCAATGCCTCGCTGCGCGCCTTCCTCGGCTATGAGGCCGACGAACTGGCCGGCCTGACATTCCAGACCCTGACCCATCCCGACGACCTCGGGGCCGACCTCGACCAGCTTCAGGCCCTGCTGGCCGGAACCTCGACCTCCTACCAGATGGACAAACGCTATCTCCGCAAGGACGGCGTCGTGGTCTGGGCCGAGCTGACCGTCGCCATCGTCCGCGACGACGACGGCGCCCCGATCTACTTCATCTCCCACGTCCAGGACATCAGCGCGCGCAAGGCCGAGGAGACCGAGCGTCTGCGCCTCGCCGAACGCGCCAGCCTCGCCGCCAAGGCCGCCGAGATCGGCATCTTCGAATGGGACCTCGGCACCAACGCCCTCAGCTGGTCGCCGGAGATGTTCGCCCTCTACCACGTCGCCCCGCCGCCCGGCCCGCTCGACTTCGCCTTCTTCGCCCGTAATCTGCATGAGGACGACGTCGGCCCGCTGGAAGCCGCGATCCAGAACGCTCTCGTCACCGACGTCATCGACACCGAATTCCGCATCCGCCGCCTCGACGGCGACATCCGCATCATCAAGGTTCTGGGCCGGGTCCACCGCAGCGCCGACGGCGCCCCCGAACGTCTGATCGGCGCCAACTGGGACGTCACCGCATCCCGTGTCCTCGCCCAGCAGGCCGAGGCCGCCAGCCAGGCCAAGTCCCAGTTCCTCGCGGTCATGAGCCACGAGATTCGCACCCCGATGAACGGCATCCTCGGCATGGCCCAGGCCATGGCCGCCGATCCCCTGCCCGAGGCCCAGCGCGCCCGGCTGGAGATCATCTCGGAATCGGGCGAGGCTCTGCTGGCCATCCTCAACGACATTCTCGACCTGTCCAAGGTCGAGGCCGGCAAGCTGGAGCTGGAGGTCGTGCCCTTCGACCTCGGCCATCTGCTGACCAGCCTCAGCTCCACCTTCGCCGCCACCGCGGGCGACCGCGGACTGCGTCTCGACGTCGACTTGGGCACGGCCGCGGGCGTCTATCAGGGCGATCCGACCCGCCTGCGCCAGATCCTGTCCAACCTCGTCTCCAACGCCCTGAAATTCACCGCCGAGGGCGGCGTCAGTCTCAAGGCTCGCCGCGCCGGCGAGGTCCTGACCATCGAGGTCATAGACACCGGCTCCGGCATGGACGCCGAGGTCCTGGGCCGCATCTTCACCCCCTTCGCCCAGGCCGACAGTTCGACCACCCGGCGCTTCGGCGGCACGGGGCTGGGCCTGTCGATCGTGCGCGAGCTGGCCGTGCGGATGGGCGGCGACGTCTCGGTGACCTCCCGCCCCGGCGTCGGCTCCCGCTTCGCCGTCACCCTGCCCCTGCCCTTCGTCGGCGAGGCCGAAGCGGTCGCCAAGGCGGCCGAGGGCGACGACGTCCCCCTGCCGGCCCTGCGCGTCCTCGCCGCCGAGGACAACGCCACCAACCAGCTGGTCCTGCGCACCCTTCTGGGCCAGCTCGGCGTCGATGTGGTGCTGGTCGACGACGGTCAGGCCGCCGTCGAGGCCTGGCGTTCGGAAAGCTGGGACCTGATCCTCATGGATGTCCAGATGCCGGTGATGGACGGTTTCGCCGCCACCCGCGCCATTCGCGAGATCGAACGCCGCGAGGCGCTCGCCGCCACCCCGATCATCGCCCTGACCGCCAACGCCATGTCGCACCATATCGAGGCCTGCCTCGAGGCCGGCATGACCCGCCTCCTGCCCAAGCCCATCGACGTGCGCCAGCTGGCCGGCGCCCTCGCCGAGATCGCCGAAAGCCTCGACGCCTCGGAAGCCGCCGCGGCCTAG
- a CDS encoding DUF1214 domain-containing protein — MLPQSPAPEEGRLTAWRDAHGQWFDGGRAWGFSVPAMGSSMGPAGLPAEGWSVTLYDVETRGFIDTPWDLVGRGSDDALARQADGSVALIFSPQPPADAPRSNWIPTTPGRAWFAVFRFRGAGVEEGWALPEIAAL, encoded by the coding sequence GTGCTCCCCCAAAGTCCGGCGCCGGAGGAGGGGCGGCTGACCGCCTGGCGCGACGCCCATGGCCAATGGTTCGACGGCGGGCGGGCCTGGGGGTTCAGCGTGCCGGCGATGGGGTCCTCGATGGGGCCGGCGGGGCTTCCGGCGGAGGGCTGGTCCGTGACCCTCTATGACGTGGAGACGCGGGGCTTCATCGACACCCCCTGGGACCTCGTCGGACGGGGGTCGGACGACGCACTGGCGCGGCAGGCGGACGGGTCGGTGGCGCTGATCTTCTCGCCCCAGCCGCCGGCGGATGCGCCGAGGTCGAACTGGATCCCGACGACGCCGGGGCGGGCCTGGTTCGCCGTGTTCCGGTTCAGGGGGGCGGGAGTGGAAGAGGGCTGGGCCCTGCCGGAGATCGCAGCCCTCTAG